A genomic window from Dehalococcoidales bacterium includes:
- a CDS encoding thiolase family protein — protein sequence MAQKKNAVIVGGGTSKFGVRAATIFDMLQEAANALSKDIPGLKPKDVDGLIFASTTAGRNSNSLNTAPIVAHRLGIYPTSICVRVDTLCSGSNTAIILATGLIESGISDCILVCGTEKLNMPQRWESVYMNLITNDHDWDSAMGLAVPPPFFTMIAQHHMKKYGTTKEQMGAVSVTNYAYGFNNPNAQFGGKSLNLDEYLVARTVCEPFGLNDCCPVTDGASAVIVASEERAKAMTDRPLVYIRGTGQTSTHGMSAHWPADTLADWPHLKHAGEIAYKAAGLTPKDIDVAQTHDCFTISEIIEVEELGFCKKGEGGEFCASGGIKVDGQTPVNTDGGLLAIGHPYGATGARQAVEICKQLQGRALNQVKDAKFGLTHNLSGVCAQHTVVIYGTEPR from the coding sequence ATGGCTCAAAAAAAGAATGCGGTTATCGTTGGCGGCGGAACGAGCAAATTCGGGGTGAGGGCGGCAACTATATTTGATATGCTGCAGGAAGCCGCCAATGCTTTGTCCAAGGACATCCCGGGACTGAAGCCGAAGGATGTTGACGGCCTGATTTTTGCCTCTACCACAGCCGGGCGCAATTCCAACTCTTTGAATACGGCGCCCATCGTCGCCCACCGGTTGGGGATTTATCCCACCTCTATCTGTGTCAGGGTCGATACCCTGTGTTCGGGGTCTAATACCGCGATTATTCTGGCCACCGGCCTCATCGAGAGCGGCATCTCTGATTGCATCCTGGTCTGCGGGACGGAAAAACTTAACATGCCCCAGCGCTGGGAAAGCGTTTACATGAACCTTATTACCAATGACCATGACTGGGACTCTGCCATGGGGCTGGCGGTACCGCCTCCTTTCTTCACGATGATCGCCCAGCACCATATGAAGAAATACGGGACGACCAAAGAACAAATGGGCGCGGTATCCGTAACCAACTATGCATACGGTTTCAATAACCCCAACGCGCAATTCGGCGGTAAAAGTCTCAATCTGGATGAATACCTGGTCGCCCGCACCGTCTGCGAACCATTCGGCCTCAATGATTGCTGCCCGGTGACCGACGGCGCGTCAGCCGTCATCGTTGCCTCTGAAGAGAGAGCCAAGGCCATGACCGACCGTCCGCTGGTATATATCCGCGGTACGGGTCAAACCTCCACTCACGGCATGTCCGCCCATTGGCCCGCGGATACCCTGGCAGATTGGCCGCATCTGAAACACGCCGGCGAAATCGCCTACAAAGCCGCTGGGCTGACGCCAAAAGATATCGACGTGGCCCAGACCCACGACTGTTTTACCATCTCTGAAATCATCGAGGTAGAAGAGTTAGGCTTTTGCAAGAAGGGCGAGGGCGGGGAATTTTGCGCCTCCGGCGGCATCAAGGTAGACGGCCAGACTCCGGTTAACACTGATGGCGGCCTGCTGGCCATAGGCCATCCTTACGGCGCTACCGGCGCCCGCCAGGCCGTGGAAATCTGCAAACAGCTCCAGGGAAGGGCCCTCAACCAGGTCAAGGACGCCAAGTTCGGTCTGACCCATAACTTGAGCGGTGTTTGCGCCCAGCATACTGTCGTCATCTACGGCACCGAACCCAGGTAA
- a CDS encoding SDR family NAD(P)-dependent oxidoreductase has product MAKALKDKVAVVTGSGQGIGRGIAMGLAAEGAKVVTNNRKPGSTGKAIITESQLKKLDKKKKEWFEQGMAEVNGDAETTAQAIKKAGGEAVPCFADIADFNAAGKLIQTAIDTYGRIDILVNVAGAFGFSPIEKMTEALWDKVTLVKPKGYFNTMRHALPYMIAQKWGRVINATSRAWLGDVIKHAEYCAANAGVVGLTKAAAIEMRKYNITCNCFSPFAKTRAAYELDAYPSTVDKEDIPFVFDNPGFGGDMMKMTPTPEYVAPFVCYLASDAGANISGSVFSLGGNTISLYSEPVQGNNLTKFDNKPWTMDELMQQVPRGLLTGYRNPAENPFG; this is encoded by the coding sequence ATGGCAAAAGCATTGAAAGACAAAGTAGCGGTAGTAACCGGTTCCGGCCAGGGCATCGGCCGGGGGATAGCCATGGGTCTGGCGGCGGAAGGCGCCAAGGTGGTGACCAATAACCGCAAGCCGGGCTCCACGGGCAAAGCGATTATAACCGAAAGCCAGCTCAAGAAGCTGGACAAGAAGAAAAAGGAGTGGTTCGAACAGGGCATGGCCGAGGTCAACGGCGACGCGGAAACCACGGCCCAGGCCATTAAAAAAGCCGGCGGCGAGGCGGTTCCCTGCTTCGCGGATATAGCGGATTTTAACGCGGCCGGGAAGCTGATTCAAACAGCCATAGACACTTACGGCCGGATAGATATCCTGGTGAACGTGGCCGGGGCTTTCGGGTTCAGCCCTATTGAGAAAATGACGGAAGCGCTCTGGGACAAGGTGACGCTGGTCAAGCCCAAGGGCTATTTCAACACCATGCGGCATGCCCTGCCGTACATGATAGCGCAAAAATGGGGGCGCGTTATCAACGCCACCTCCCGCGCCTGGCTGGGAGATGTCATCAAGCACGCCGAGTACTGCGCCGCCAACGCCGGGGTGGTAGGCCTGACCAAGGCCGCGGCCATCGAGATGCGCAAGTACAATATCACCTGCAACTGCTTCTCGCCGTTTGCCAAGACCCGGGCGGCTTACGAACTGGACGCCTATCCGTCCACGGTGGACAAGGAAGATATCCCCTTCGTCTTCGATAATCCCGGGTTCGGCGGGGACATGATGAAAATGACCCCGACGCCGGAATACGTGGCGCCCTTCGTTTGTTACCTGGCCTCGGACGCCGGCGCCAATATCAGCGGGTCGGTCTTTTCCCTGGGCGGCAATACCATCAGCCTGTATTCAGAGCCGGTACAGGGCAACAACCTGACCAAGTTTGACAACAAACCCTGGACGATGGATGAGCTGATGCAGCAGGTGCCGCGGGGGCTGCTGACCGGCTATCGCAATCCGGCGGAAAACCCGTTCGGGTAA
- a CDS encoding 3-hydroxyacyl-CoA dehydrogenase/enoyl-CoA hydratase family protein translates to MKKIKNVAVIGAGAMGAQIGALAAEAGFNVKIRDIEERFLERGRKTILDMYDKRISRGRLTEDAKKQYMGKLTFVVGLKEAVADADFIIEAVPEIMDLKKSVLKEVTALCPDDTVFATNTSSLSIAEMSEAAKHPELVVGTHYFNPPSRMSLLEIVKGKKTSKEAIKIANEVAITMGRDVVNVADVPGFVANRIFCNMSNEADWALANGEAKTPFEVDSAIKYKLGLPMGMLELQDTLGGGSIDTQFHVMEYFAEMMGKSYGPAPILAKLFKEKNYGKKTGKGYYDWSNGQTNELPMNAGAAFDPIRVLAGSVNEAAKLIEMDATTRDEIDKAVLLGLNYPRGILRMADSWGLDVIVNELNRLYEKYNKEDRYKPSSVLTKLVKQGKLGRKTGEGFYSYGPGEYEAVIVEINKDTKVAKIVLNRPSKANAFHADMMAELNKALSELEKNAAVQCIVITGAGANFCGGADVSAFASGQVEEAFNFSEAPHDVFTRIETYAKPVIAAINGAAMGGGLELALACDIRIMSKTAMVRLPEITLGLLPGAGATQRLGRLIGWARAKEMILLADPVSADKALTWGIVNYVAEPKEFEKLVNDTAVKLAGGAPVAQRFAKGLLYYGAQADQRSALYLEAAISGDLALTKDLNEGLTAMNYRRSPKFSGK, encoded by the coding sequence ATGAAAAAGATAAAAAACGTGGCGGTAATCGGCGCCGGCGCCATGGGGGCGCAAATCGGCGCCCTGGCCGCTGAGGCCGGGTTCAACGTCAAAATCCGGGACATCGAGGAGCGTTTCCTGGAAAGAGGCCGCAAGACCATCCTTGACATGTATGACAAGCGCATCAGCCGCGGCCGTCTGACCGAAGACGCGAAGAAGCAGTATATGGGCAAGCTGACCTTCGTCGTCGGCCTCAAAGAAGCGGTGGCGGACGCGGACTTTATCATCGAGGCCGTTCCGGAAATCATGGACCTGAAAAAGAGCGTCCTCAAAGAGGTTACCGCGCTCTGCCCGGATGATACTGTTTTCGCTACCAACACCTCGTCGCTGAGCATCGCGGAGATGTCAGAAGCCGCCAAACACCCGGAGTTGGTGGTGGGTACGCATTATTTCAATCCGCCCAGCCGTATGTCCCTGCTGGAAATCGTTAAGGGCAAGAAGACCAGCAAAGAGGCCATCAAAATCGCCAATGAGGTCGCCATCACCATGGGACGGGATGTCGTAAACGTGGCTGACGTGCCCGGCTTCGTGGCCAACCGCATTTTCTGCAACATGTCTAATGAGGCGGACTGGGCGCTGGCCAACGGCGAAGCTAAAACTCCCTTTGAGGTGGATTCCGCCATCAAGTACAAGCTGGGACTGCCCATGGGCATGCTGGAGCTCCAGGACACCCTGGGCGGCGGCTCTATAGACACCCAGTTCCACGTCATGGAATACTTCGCGGAAATGATGGGCAAGAGCTATGGCCCCGCCCCCATCCTGGCCAAACTATTTAAAGAGAAGAACTACGGCAAGAAAACCGGCAAAGGCTATTACGACTGGTCTAACGGCCAGACCAATGAACTCCCCATGAACGCCGGAGCCGCCTTCGACCCCATCCGCGTGCTGGCCGGGTCGGTCAATGAGGCCGCCAAGCTGATAGAGATGGACGCCACCACCCGTGATGAAATAGATAAAGCGGTGCTGCTGGGGCTTAACTACCCGCGCGGCATCCTGCGCATGGCGGACAGCTGGGGGCTGGACGTCATCGTTAACGAGCTGAACCGGCTCTATGAAAAATACAACAAGGAAGACCGCTACAAGCCTTCTTCCGTCCTGACCAAGCTGGTCAAGCAGGGCAAGCTGGGCAGAAAGACCGGGGAGGGCTTTTACTCCTACGGCCCCGGCGAGTATGAAGCCGTTATCGTGGAAATCAATAAAGATACCAAAGTTGCCAAAATAGTGCTGAACCGGCCCAGCAAGGCCAACGCTTTCCACGCGGACATGATGGCGGAGCTGAACAAAGCCTTGAGCGAGTTGGAGAAGAACGCGGCGGTCCAGTGCATCGTCATTACCGGCGCGGGCGCCAACTTCTGCGGCGGGGCCGATGTATCGGCCTTTGCCAGCGGCCAGGTGGAAGAGGCTTTCAACTTCTCCGAGGCCCCCCACGATGTCTTCACCCGTATCGAGACCTATGCCAAGCCGGTCATCGCGGCTATCAACGGCGCCGCCATGGGCGGCGGGCTGGAGCTGGCCTTGGCCTGTGATATCAGAATCATGAGCAAGACGGCCATGGTGCGTTTGCCGGAGATAACCCTCGGGTTGCTGCCCGGCGCCGGCGCCACGCAGCGGCTGGGACGGCTCATCGGTTGGGCGCGGGCCAAAGAAATGATTTTGCTGGCCGACCCCGTTAGCGCGGATAAGGCTTTAACCTGGGGCATCGTGAACTATGTGGCGGAACCTAAAGAGTTTGAGAAACTCGTCAATGATACCGCCGTGAAACTGGCCGGTGGCGCGCCGGTGGCCCAGCGGTTCGCTAAAGGGCTGCTGTACTATGGAGCCCAGGCTGACCAGCGCTCCGCTCTGTACCTGGAGGCGGCTATATCCGGTGACCTCGCCCTGACCAAAGACCTTAACGAGGGACTGACCGCCATGAACTACCGCCGCTCTCCCAAGTTCAGCGGCAAATAA
- a CDS encoding molybdopterin-dependent oxidoreductase: MAKGKENPVISTLWSAGCGSHGGCGCEIYVKDGKVTRIEGDKNHPFNQGRLCAKGLAVSQYMYHPDRVLYPLKRVGERGEGKWQQISWDEAYDTIEKKFKDIRAKHGAESVIFCQGTGRDIGGPITFLMYAYGSPNWVQVGLAGHACYTPRLGAMFATHGNYCVADCSQFLEKRYDSPEWTPPKYIIIWAQNPAAGCHDGFYGHWIIDCMKRGSKLITIDPRATWFSTRSELHLQNRPGTDGIIALAMLNVIINEGIYDKAFVEKWCYGFDELKERVQEYTPEKAEEISWVPADLIRQAARLYANNKPSAIQWGEPVDAMPAGSVVAQAITQLWSITGNIDNPGGNVIAINSHGVTTYPFSSAELTDLYGADLVKKLNEKRIGANDYPMIKNFRGWVQPDVLMEQMETGKPYPVKGAWIQTSNIIGGQAADPRRHYEAMKKLDFIVCVDIFQTPTTMALADIFLPVCSICEKESFRSWWQPLGVSVKAIPNIGESKSDWEINLEMAKRLATTPVKFNTVRELIDDRLSAGNTNFDKLKAKGGWEYPPVGHRTRPYYRYEKGLLRKDGKPGFETPTGKVELYSKKYEEWGLDPLPYYEEPKESPTATPEMAEKYPLILTTGRRSPVFFHSEHRMIPWLRELDPFPVAEINDKTAASLGIGDGDWVYVENTHGKIKMKAKVTPSSHPKVVSVPHGWWLPETDGRAPNFFSTWDHNVNNLTSMGNQGKSGFGGTNYRSGLCRVQKISGEKE; encoded by the coding sequence ATGGCAAAAGGCAAAGAAAATCCGGTTATTTCTACCCTTTGGTCCGCGGGCTGCGGCTCGCACGGCGGCTGCGGATGCGAAATATACGTCAAAGACGGTAAGGTCACCAGAATCGAGGGGGACAAGAACCACCCCTTCAACCAGGGACGGCTGTGCGCCAAGGGCCTGGCGGTATCCCAGTACATGTACCACCCGGACCGCGTCCTTTATCCCCTTAAAAGGGTGGGGGAGCGGGGCGAAGGCAAGTGGCAGCAGATAAGCTGGGACGAAGCCTACGATACCATCGAGAAAAAGTTCAAGGACATCCGCGCCAAGCACGGCGCCGAATCCGTGATATTCTGCCAGGGAACGGGGCGGGACATCGGCGGGCCGATAACCTTCCTGATGTACGCCTACGGCAGCCCCAACTGGGTGCAGGTAGGCCTGGCCGGCCATGCTTGCTATACCCCACGTCTGGGCGCCATGTTCGCCACCCACGGCAATTATTGCGTGGCGGACTGCTCCCAGTTCCTGGAAAAGCGCTATGATTCCCCGGAATGGACCCCTCCCAAGTACATCATCATCTGGGCGCAAAACCCGGCGGCCGGCTGCCATGACGGCTTTTACGGCCACTGGATTATCGACTGCATGAAGCGCGGCTCCAAGCTAATCACCATCGACCCCCGCGCCACCTGGTTCTCCACCCGTTCGGAGTTGCACCTCCAGAACCGCCCCGGGACGGACGGCATTATCGCCCTGGCCATGCTCAACGTCATCATCAATGAAGGCATTTATGACAAAGCCTTCGTGGAGAAGTGGTGCTACGGCTTCGACGAGCTGAAAGAGCGTGTCCAGGAGTACACCCCGGAAAAAGCCGAGGAAATATCCTGGGTCCCCGCCGACCTCATCCGCCAAGCCGCCCGGCTTTACGCCAACAACAAACCCTCCGCCATCCAGTGGGGCGAGCCGGTGGACGCCATGCCGGCGGGCAGCGTGGTGGCTCAGGCCATCACCCAACTATGGTCCATCACCGGCAATATCGATAACCCCGGCGGCAACGTTATCGCCATCAACTCACACGGCGTCACCACCTACCCGTTCTCTTCCGCCGAGCTTACCGATTTATACGGGGCCGACCTGGTGAAAAAACTGAACGAAAAGCGTATCGGCGCCAACGATTACCCCATGATCAAGAACTTCCGCGGCTGGGTTCAGCCGGACGTCCTCATGGAGCAAATGGAGACCGGCAAGCCCTACCCCGTGAAAGGTGCCTGGATACAGACCTCCAACATCATCGGCGGGCAGGCCGCCGACCCCAGACGGCACTATGAAGCCATGAAAAAGCTCGACTTCATCGTCTGCGTGGATATCTTCCAGACCCCGACCACGATGGCGCTGGCGGACATTTTCCTGCCGGTTTGCAGCATCTGTGAAAAAGAAAGTTTCCGCTCCTGGTGGCAGCCCCTCGGCGTTTCCGTCAAAGCCATTCCCAACATCGGCGAGTCCAAGTCCGACTGGGAAATCAACCTGGAAATGGCCAAGAGGCTGGCCACAACACCCGTAAAGTTCAATACCGTCCGTGAGCTTATCGACGACCGGCTTTCCGCCGGCAATACCAACTTCGATAAACTCAAGGCCAAGGGCGGCTGGGAATATCCCCCGGTAGGCCACCGGACGCGCCCGTATTACCGCTATGAAAAGGGACTGCTGCGCAAAGACGGCAAACCCGGCTTCGAAACGCCCACCGGCAAGGTGGAGCTTTATTCCAAGAAGTATGAAGAATGGGGACTCGACCCGCTCCCGTATTACGAGGAACCTAAAGAAAGCCCCACCGCCACCCCGGAAATGGCCGAGAAATATCCCCTCATCCTCACCACCGGCCGCCGCTCACCGGTATTCTTCCACTCCGAGCACCGCATGATACCCTGGCTCCGCGAGCTCGACCCGTTCCCGGTAGCGGAAATCAACGATAAGACCGCCGCTTCGCTCGGCATCGGCGATGGCGACTGGGTTTACGTGGAAAACACTCACGGTAAAATCAAGATGAAGGCTAAGGTTACCCCCTCATCCCATCCTAAAGTAGTCTCCGTGCCCCACGGCTGGTGGCTGCCGGAAACGGATGGCCGGGCGCCCAACTTTTTCAGCACCTGGGACCATAATGTCAACAACCTGACCAGCATGGGCAACCAGGGCAAGTCCGGCTTCGGCGGGACGAACTACCGCTCCGGCCTCTGCCGCGTTCAGAAAATATCAGGTGAAAAGGAGTAG
- a CDS encoding zinc ribbon domain-containing protein, translated as MAELKTSQIVGTPYIDGKYAAILDMWPLEAPECNRIYPFYDNLKQGRWTTTKCKKCGNIDYPPGVACTKCWSDDLEWVDLPKTARIAAVTEMAGPPTGFESPLVMAWLGFDKSHPLKHLLVRLINCKLADVKNGDEVKLVTFEVPSHPIDVKKETKICDRVYYAFEPVKK; from the coding sequence ATGGCTGAACTAAAAACAAGTCAAATCGTGGGGACTCCCTATATCGATGGTAAATATGCCGCCATCCTGGATATGTGGCCGCTGGAAGCACCGGAATGCAACCGCATTTACCCGTTTTATGATAATTTGAAGCAGGGACGCTGGACGACCACCAAATGCAAGAAATGCGGCAATATTGATTATCCGCCGGGCGTAGCCTGCACCAAATGCTGGTCTGATGACCTGGAGTGGGTGGATTTACCCAAAACCGCCAGGATTGCTGCCGTGACCGAGATGGCCGGCCCTCCCACCGGGTTTGAATCTCCATTGGTCATGGCCTGGCTGGGTTTTGATAAGTCCCATCCCCTGAAGCACCTCCTGGTCCGCCTCATCAACTGTAAGCTCGCGGATGTGAAAAACGGGGATGAGGTCAAATTAGTTACCTTTGAGGTGCCCTCCCATCCTATTGACGTCAAGAAAGAAACCAAGATTTGTGACCGCGTTTACTACGCTTTCGAGCCCGTAAAGAAATAG
- a CDS encoding acyl-CoA dehydrogenase family protein: protein MDFRFSPEEEAFRQEVAALLEREVPAEYRRKRMTFFDMSAQHDWIQVHRYIAERLGEKGWLSLHWPEEYGGRGLSPFYRLILREELARYHSPGYDSIGCGIVAPAILLKGSEEQKNQYLPGIAAGKVMWCETLSEPNHGSDLAAAEVFAKEETDCFVVNGQKIWTTNGHFADWNALIARTDRAANPNYRGLTFFLLDMKTPGITVNPIVNMAGHHEFNEVFFEDVRIPKENIVGGLNKGFYVVMSLLDYERTTDTVYAIAGTYINDLAEYARQNNLFTPVLENKLAQLRADCEVSRLLHYRVAWMQSKGMVPNYESAMSKLYSFELHQRVSEFGMDLAGQYSQLVEGSPRVPMFGRIPSCYLRSFGYSLEQGTSEIDRDVIAQRGLGLPRLR from the coding sequence TTGGATTTCCGGTTTTCTCCTGAAGAAGAAGCCTTCCGTCAAGAGGTAGCCGCGCTGCTGGAAAGGGAAGTACCCGCGGAATACCGCCGCAAGCGCATGACCTTCTTTGACATGTCCGCCCAGCACGACTGGATTCAGGTGCACCGCTACATAGCGGAGCGGCTGGGGGAAAAGGGGTGGCTTTCCCTGCACTGGCCGGAGGAATACGGCGGCAGGGGGCTTTCTCCCTTCTATCGTCTTATCCTGCGGGAAGAGCTGGCCCGCTATCATTCCCCGGGGTACGACTCCATCGGCTGCGGCATCGTGGCGCCGGCTATTCTCCTGAAAGGCAGCGAGGAGCAGAAAAATCAGTACCTGCCGGGCATCGCCGCCGGCAAGGTCATGTGGTGCGAGACCCTCAGCGAGCCCAACCACGGTTCGGACCTGGCGGCGGCGGAGGTCTTCGCCAAAGAGGAAACGGACTGCTTTGTGGTCAACGGCCAGAAAATCTGGACTACCAACGGGCACTTCGCCGATTGGAACGCCCTGATAGCGCGCACGGACCGCGCCGCCAACCCCAACTACCGCGGCCTTACCTTTTTCCTGCTGGATATGAAGACGCCCGGCATCACCGTCAACCCCATCGTCAACATGGCCGGGCACCATGAGTTTAACGAAGTCTTCTTCGAGGATGTCCGCATTCCTAAAGAAAATATCGTCGGCGGGCTGAATAAAGGCTTTTACGTGGTGATGTCCCTGCTGGATTACGAACGCACCACGGATACCGTTTACGCCATCGCCGGAACCTATATTAACGACCTGGCGGAATACGCCCGCCAGAACAACCTGTTTACCCCGGTGCTGGAAAACAAGCTGGCGCAGCTGCGGGCGGACTGCGAGGTGTCCCGCTTGCTGCATTACCGCGTCGCCTGGATGCAGAGCAAGGGCATGGTGCCCAACTACGAGTCCGCCATGAGCAAGCTGTACAGCTTTGAGCTGCACCAGCGCGTTTCCGAGTTCGGCATGGATCTGGCGGGGCAGTACAGCCAGCTGGTGGAAGGCTCGCCGCGCGTGCCCATGTTCGGCCGGATACCGTCCTGCTACCTGCGCTCCTTCGGCTACAGCCTGGAGCAGGGCACCTCGGAAATCGACCGCGATGTTATCGCCCAGCGCGGGCTCGGTTTGCCGCGCCTGCGTTAG
- a CDS encoding thiamine phosphate synthase, translating to MMDIPADRLRIIDANINRLGEGLRVLEEFARLTLNNTVLTQQLKDLRHRLVNIGGDLQKQLLQSRAADADVGSKMDSAGEDKSRDAAAIIIANARRAQESLRVMEEIAKMPGLGLDSEAYRKSRFELYTIEKTLLSGMLRREKTRKITGLYAVIDTEWLRGRDPGRLTEEVIRGGAKTVQLRCKERVVREFLAIAKDLKKICRDKDALFIINDSLGVALAVGADGLHIGQEDLPAGITRKLIPIDMILGVSVRTKAEAAQALADGADYLGVGAVYATATKESAKEIGLDGLREIKQSIDLPLVAIGGINKDNLKEVIEAGADSAAVISAVLGAEDVARAAAQLVNIFRECSRG from the coding sequence ATGATGGATATTCCCGCCGACCGACTGCGTATCATTGACGCTAATATCAACCGCCTGGGTGAAGGGCTGCGTGTCCTTGAGGAGTTTGCCCGCCTCACCCTGAATAATACCGTTTTGACCCAGCAGCTGAAAGACCTGCGTCACAGGCTGGTCAACATCGGCGGCGATTTACAAAAGCAATTACTACAATCACGCGCCGCGGATGCGGACGTGGGCAGTAAAATGGACTCCGCCGGGGAGGACAAAAGCCGGGACGCCGCCGCCATCATTATCGCCAATGCCCGCCGCGCCCAGGAATCTTTACGGGTCATGGAAGAAATAGCCAAGATGCCCGGCCTCGGCCTGGACTCCGAGGCTTATAGAAAATCCCGCTTCGAGCTGTACACCATAGAAAAGACCCTGCTTTCCGGTATGCTGCGCCGTGAAAAAACCAGGAAGATTACCGGGCTTTATGCCGTCATCGATACGGAGTGGCTCAGGGGGAGAGACCCCGGGCGGCTGACGGAGGAGGTAATCCGGGGTGGGGCAAAAACCGTCCAGCTGCGCTGTAAAGAGCGGGTCGTCAGGGAGTTTTTAGCTATCGCTAAAGATTTAAAGAAAATATGCCGGGATAAAGATGCCCTTTTCATTATCAATGACAGCCTGGGGGTGGCGCTGGCGGTAGGGGCGGACGGGCTGCATATCGGGCAGGAAGACCTGCCGGCGGGCATCACCCGGAAACTTATACCTATAGACATGATACTAGGCGTTTCCGTGCGGACTAAAGCAGAAGCCGCACAGGCCCTGGCGGACGGCGCTGACTACCTGGGGGTGGGGGCGGTTTACGCCACCGCCACCAAGGAGTCGGCTAAAGAAATCGGGCTGGACGGGCTAAGAGAGATAAAGCAGTCCATCGACCTGCCGCTGGTGGCCATCGGCGGCATTAACAAGGATAACCTAAAAGAAGTGATCGAGGCCGGGGCTGACAGCGCCGCCGTTATCAGCGCTGTCCTGGGGGCGGAAGATGTGGCGCGGGCGGCCGCGCAACTGGTAAATATTTTCAGGGAGTGTAGCCGTGGATAA
- a CDS encoding haloacid dehalogenase, translated as MDNLDALAEKIRQVLSEKDEAREKMLPLCRDAIRYCSTAIRAVHRQEFTEAAGLIQSAKDVLTEAEKAVKKHGELANTGAVRDAQKEFAEANITLALVTGQPLPGLEDLNIDAAAYLNGMGEAVGEIRRYLLDGMRHGDLSRGEDLLAVMDDIYSMLVTMDFPDALTGGLRRTTDMVRGVLEKTRSDLTLAIRQKALETKIADFESKK; from the coding sequence GTGGATAATCTGGACGCGCTGGCGGAAAAAATCAGGCAGGTGCTATCGGAGAAAGACGAGGCCAGGGAGAAGATGCTCCCGCTCTGCCGCGATGCCATCCGGTATTGCAGCACCGCTATCCGGGCGGTGCATCGGCAGGAGTTCACGGAGGCGGCCGGGCTGATTCAGTCCGCCAAAGATGTCCTGACCGAAGCGGAAAAAGCCGTCAAAAAACACGGCGAGCTGGCCAACACTGGGGCGGTGCGGGACGCGCAAAAAGAGTTCGCGGAGGCCAATATCACCCTGGCGCTGGTGACGGGCCAGCCGCTGCCGGGGCTGGAAGATTTGAATATCGACGCCGCGGCTTACCTAAACGGCATGGGGGAGGCGGTGGGGGAAATAAGGCGCTATCTGCTGGACGGCATGCGCCACGGCGACCTTTCCCGCGGGGAGGACCTGCTGGCGGTCATGGACGATATCTACAGTATGCTGGTGACCATGGACTTCCCGGACGCGCTGACCGGCGGCCTGCGCCGCACCACGGATATGGTGCGGGGGGTGCTGGAAAAGACCCGCAGCGACCTTACCCTGGCCATCCGGCAGAAGGCCCTGGAAACAAAAATCGCCGACTTTGAGTCGAAGAAATAA